In Pseudoalteromonas marina, a genomic segment contains:
- a CDS encoding DUF2970 domain-containing protein produces the protein MRHFISALQSVLAAFFGVQSEQKRRADFQEHSISSIIAIAIILFIAFALSIYAVVVLVVST, from the coding sequence ATGCGGCACTTTATTAGCGCGTTGCAAAGTGTGCTAGCCGCATTTTTTGGTGTTCAATCAGAACAAAAGCGCCGCGCAGATTTTCAAGAACACTCTATTTCCTCAATCATTGCTATTGCGATAATACTATTTATCGCTTTTGCGCTTTCAATTTACGCTGTGGTTGTTTTAGTGGTAAGTACATAG
- a CDS encoding Dam family site-specific DNA-(adenine-N6)-methyltransferase: MQQKSRAFLKWAGGKYSLVDDINARLNQASSHADTLVEPFVGAGSVFLNSDFKHYILNDINADLINLYKELRNSPDEFISDAKKLFVDLNNHPDAYYEYRVQFNQSRDVYERSMLFLYMNRFGYNGLCRYNLKGIFNVPFGKYKKPYFPEKEMYFFAEKAQQATFTCLGYDNVFKLVPNNAVIYCDPPYVPLSKTASFTSYAKGGFNLDDQANLANLAEKAAFENNTPVLISNHDTVWTRKIYSQASLDQIQVKRTISPKGGTRNKVGELMAMYLPLKQPQRKLKAQKR; the protein is encoded by the coding sequence ATGCAGCAAAAGAGTAGAGCCTTCCTTAAATGGGCTGGCGGAAAATACAGTCTCGTTGATGATATTAACGCGCGATTAAACCAAGCAAGTTCGCATGCTGATACCTTGGTTGAACCTTTTGTTGGTGCCGGTTCCGTTTTTCTCAATAGCGATTTTAAGCATTATATTCTTAACGATATTAATGCTGATTTAATCAACTTATATAAAGAACTAAGAAATTCACCCGATGAATTTATTAGTGATGCAAAAAAGCTATTCGTTGATTTAAATAACCACCCCGATGCGTACTACGAATACCGAGTTCAGTTTAATCAAAGCCGTGATGTATACGAGCGGTCAATGCTATTTTTATACATGAATCGGTTTGGTTACAACGGCTTATGCCGTTATAACTTAAAAGGTATTTTTAATGTACCATTTGGTAAATATAAAAAGCCTTATTTTCCTGAAAAGGAAATGTACTTTTTTGCTGAAAAAGCACAGCAAGCGACGTTTACATGCTTAGGCTACGATAACGTATTTAAACTGGTTCCTAATAACGCGGTTATTTATTGCGATCCACCCTATGTCCCTTTGAGTAAAACGGCTTCGTTTACTTCTTATGCTAAGGGCGGGTTTAATTTAGATGATCAGGCTAATTTAGCTAATTTGGCAGAAAAAGCGGCGTTTGAAAATAACACCCCAGTGCTTATTTCAAATCACGATACAGTATGGACACGGAAAATATACAGCCAAGCATCACTTGATCAAATTCAAGTAAAAAGGACGATAAGCCCTAAGGGCGGAACTCGTAATAAAGTAGGCGAGTTAATGGCTATGTACTTACCACTAAAACAACCACAGCGTAAATTGAAAGCGCAAAAGCGATAA